A window of the Corythoichthys intestinalis isolate RoL2023-P3 chromosome 6, ASM3026506v1, whole genome shotgun sequence genome harbors these coding sequences:
- the LOC130917626 gene encoding tripartite motif-containing protein 3-like — MSASMAKRESGGTSPVVRQIDKQFLVCSICLDRYHNPKVLPCLHTFCERCLQNYIPPQSLTLSCPVCRQTSILPEKGVAALQNNFFITNLMEVLQREAECSRPEARNVLESASAASSCQPLSCPNHEGKVMEFYCESCETAMCLECTEGEHREHVTVPLRDVLEQHKSALKNQLDTVRNRLPQLTAAIELVTEISKQLTERKEGAVTEINATFDELEKALRQRKDALVAEVENICGAKQKVLQAQLTSLLQGKENIQSSCDFTEQALSHGSAAEVLLVQKQMGERVGALARHSFPEQPQENGHLECQVETDGLRRSIQNLGVLITTGAVGHTSVATGEGLRHALVGQLTAVTVTTKDKDGELVKTGNAALRARIASAEGTEAARVEVSDNKNGTYEVAYTARAEGEFVFSLLLYEQHVRGSPFRLRAVKPCDVLQSPDDVKRRVKSPGGGGGGGHVRQKAVRRPSSMYSTTKKKENPIEDELIYRVGTRGRDKGEFTNLQGISASNNGRIVVADSNNQCIQVFSNDGQFKMRFGVRGRSPGQLQRPTGVTVDMNGDIIVADYDNRWISIFSSDGKFKSKIGAGRLMGPKGVAVDKNGHIITVDNKACCVFIFQANGKLVTKFGAKGTSDRHFADKSGANVSLEQKLTKSGPVFSPHFVAVNNKNEIIVTDFHNHSVKVYNADGEFLFKFGSHGEGNGQFNAPTGVAVDSNGNIIVADWGNSRIQVFDSSGSFLSYINTTADPLYGPQGLALTSDGHVAVADSGNHCFKVYRYLQ; from the exons ATGTCCGCGTCCATGGCCAAGCGTGAGAGCGGCGGCACCAGTCCGGTGGTCCGGCAGATCGACAAGCAGTTCCTGGTGTGCAGCATCTGCCTGGATCGCTACCACAACCCCAAAGTGCTGCCGTGTCTGCACACTTTCTGCGAGAG ATGTCTCCAGAACTACATCCCTCCACAGTCCTTGACGCTGTCATGTCCGGTGTGCCGGCAAACGTCCATCTTGCCCGAGAAGGGTGTGGCGGCGCTGCAGAACAACTTCTTCATCACCAACCTGATGGAGGTCCTGCAGCGAGAAGCCGAGTGCAGCCGACCCGAGGCCCGGAACGTCCTGGAATCGGCCAGCGCCGCTTCCTCTTGTCAGCCTCTCTCGTGTCCCAATCACGAGGGGAAG GTGATGGAGTTCTACTGCGAGTCGTGTGAGACGGCCATGTGTTTGGAGTGCACGGAAGGCGAGCACAGGGAACACGTGACGGTACCGCTGAGGGACGTGCTGGAGCAGCACAAGTCAGCGCTCAAGAACCAGCTGGACACGGTTCGCAATag ACTGCCTCAGCTGACGGCCGCCATCGAGCTGGTGACGGAGATCTCCAAGCAGCTGACGGAGCGCAAGGAGGGCGCCGTGACGGAGATCAACGCCACGTTCGACGAGCTGGAGAAAGCCCTGCGCCAACGCAAGGACGCCCTGGTGGCCGAGGTGGAGAACATCTGCGGCGCCAAGCAGAAGGTCCTGCAGGCCCAGCTGACGTCGCTGCTGCAAGGCAAAGAGAACATCCAGAGCAGCTGCGACTTCACCGAGCAGGCGCTGAGCCACGGCAGCGCCGCCGAGGTCCTCCTGGTCCAGAAGCAGATGGGCGAGCGGGTGGGCGCCCTGGCGCGCCACAGCTTCCCCGAGCAGCCGCAGGAGAACGGGCACCTGGAGTGCCAGGTGGAGACGGACGGCCTGCGCCGCTCCATCCAGAACCTGGGCGTCCTCATCACCACGGGGGCGGTGGGTCACACCAGCGTGGCCACCGGCGAGGGCCTGCGGCACGCGCTGGTGGGCCAGCTCACCGCCGTCACCGTCACCACCAAGGACAAAGACGGCGAGCTGGTCAAAACGGGCAACGCCGCCCTGCGCGCCCGCATCGCCTCGGCCGAGGGGACGGAGGCCGCCCGCGTCGAGGTTTCCGACAACAAGAACGGCACCTACGAGGTGGCCTACACGGCCCGCGCCGAGGGCGAGTTCGTCTTTTCGCTGCTGCTCTACGAGCAGCACGTGCGCGGCAGCCCCTTCCGCCTGCGCGCCGTCAAGCCCTGCGACGTGCTGCAGTCGCCCGACGACGTCAAGAGGCGGGTCAAGTCGCCCGGCGGCGGAGGCGGGGGCGGACACGTCCGCCAGAAGGCCGTCAGGAGGCCCTCCAGCATGTACAGCACCACCAAGAAGAAGGAAAACCCCATCGAGGACGAGCTCATCTACAGAGTCG GGACAAGAGGCCGTGACAAAGGCGAATTCACCAACCTCCAAGGCATCTCCGCCTCCAACAACGGTCGCATCGTGGTGGCCGACAGCAACAACCAGTGCATACAG GTGTTTTCCAACGACGGGCAGTTCAAGATGAGGTTCGGCGTGCGGGGTCGCTCCCCCGGCCAGCTGCAGCGCCCCACGGGGGTGACGGTGGACATGAACGGCGACATCATTGTGGCCGACTACGACAACCGCTGGATTAGCATTTTCTCCTCGGACGGCAAGTTCAAG AGCAAAATCGGAGCGGGTCGTCTAATGGGTCCCAAAGGCGTGGCCGTGGACAAGAACGGACACATCATCACTGTGGACAACAAGGCCTGCTGCGTTTTCATCTTTCAGGCTAACGGGAAGCTGGTCACCAAGTTCGGAGCGAAAGGGACTTCCGATCGACATTTTGCAG ACAAAAGTGGTGCAAATGTATCCCTGGAGCAAAAACTGACTAAATCAGGCCCTGTCTTCA GTCCTCATTTCGTGGCCGTCAATAACAAGAACGAAATCATAGTGACTGACTTCCACAACCATTCGGTCAAG GTGTACAACGCGGACGGTGAATTTCTGTTTAAGTTCGGCTCGCACGGGGAAGGCAACGGTCAGTTCAACGCACCCACCGGAGTAGCCGTCGACTCTAATGGGAACATCATCGTGGCTGACTGGGGCAACAGTCGCATACAG GTGTTCGacagctcgggctccttcctATCTTACATCAACACCACGGCGGACCCCCTGTACGGCCCCCAAGGGCTGGCCCTCACTTCAGACGGCCACGTGGCGGTGGCCGACTCGGGTAACCACTGCTTCAAGGTGTACCGCTACCTGCAGTAG